A window from Pongo abelii isolate AG06213 chromosome 6, NHGRI_mPonAbe1-v2.0_pri, whole genome shotgun sequence encodes these proteins:
- the LOC100937193 gene encoding LOW QUALITY PROTEIN: succinate dehydrogenase [ubiquinone] cytochrome b small subunit, mitochondrial-like (The sequence of the model RefSeq protein was modified relative to this genomic sequence to represent the inferred CDS: substituted 2 bases at 2 genomic stop codons), whose product MAVLWRLSVLCGAQGGXALLLXTPVVRPAYISAFLQDRPIPEWCGVQHIHLSPSHHSGSKAASLHWTSERVVSVLLLGLLLAAYLNPCSAMDYSLVATLTLHSHWGLGQVVTDYVHRDASQKAAKAGLLALSALTFAGLCYFNYHDVGICKAVAMLWKL is encoded by the coding sequence ATGGCggttctctggaggctgagtgtcCTTTGCGGTGCCCAAGGAGGCTGAGCTCTGTTGCTGTGAACCCCAGTGGTCAGACCTGCTTATATCTCAGCATTTCTTCAGGACCGACCTATCCCAGAATGGTGTGGAGTACAGCACATACACTTGTCACCGAGCCACCATTCTGGTTCCAAGGCTGCATCTCTCCACTGGACTAGCGAGAGGGTTGTCAGTGTTTTGCTCCTGGGTCTGCTTCTGGCTGCTTATTTGAATCCTTGCTCTGCGATGGACTATTCCCTGGTTGCGACCCTCACTCTTCATAGTCACTGGGGCCTTGGACAAGTTGTTACTGACTATGTTCACAGGGATGCCTCGCAGAAAGCTGCCAAGGCAGGGCTTTTGGCACTTTCAGCTTTAACCTTTGCTGGGCTTTGCTATTTCAACTATCATGATGTGGGCATCTGCAAAGCTGTTGCCATGCTGTGGAAGCTCTGA